The following DNA comes from Amycolatopsis albispora.
GAAACCTTGGGGCCCAAGGGATATGTCGCCGAGGAGTTCCTGGACTGGCGGCACGTGCCCGCGGGCGCGAGCGTCGCCGTGCGCACACATCTGGCCTTGCCGGACCGTGACGGACTCCGGCTGGTGGTCGGTTCCGGAGCCGAGCGGCGGGTATGGCTCGACGGCCACCAACTGCCATCGGCGGGGGAGGGTTACCACTCGGTCAGCGCGGTGCCCGGCGGGCGGACCGGGTGCCTGGAGATCGAGTTCACCGCGACGGAGGACGGTCCCGTGCGGGGATCCTTCGCCGTGGTCACCGATTTCGAGCGGTACTGCCGTCCTGAATGGATGGAGGGTGCCGAGGTCAGCCGCACCTTCGAGGTCACCGAACCGGGCAGTGCGGTCGTGCAGGTGGCGAGCGAGGGTGCCTGCCGGGTGGTGCTGAACGGCACGGAGATCGGCAGGCAGGGCGACTTCAACCCGTATCCGGGACACCGCGAAATCCGCGTGCACCCCTACGAACTTTCCCTGCGCCCGGGAGAGAACACGCTGACGCTGGCGCTCGGACCCGGCGCGGTCGCGGCCGTCGACGCGCCGGAGCTGGGCCTCACCAGCGGTCCGGAATGGACCTGTGAAGGGCTTCGCCGCAAGCATCCGCGCGATCCCCGGTTCCTCTGCCTCCGGCCGCGCCCGCACCCGCTGCCCGGGGCCTGGTGGCTGGAACCCGAAGCGGCGCCCGGCGACGTGGTCGTGCCGGTGGTCCCCGACCTGGCGCCGTCCGGTGAGCGCACCGAATCGCTGGCTTTCCCGGCGCCGCTGGGTACGGTGTCGGTGCGCATACCGTCCGATTTGGCGGTGATCGCGGTCGTCGGCGGAACGGAGTACAAGCCGGTCGGTGGCCGGGTCCGGCTGCCGGAACCGCTCGCCGCCGGAACGCCGGTGCGGCTGGACTTCCGCGCGGTCGACGGACGGCGGGCGGGTGCCCTGCTGGATTCGGCGATCGAAGTCGAGGTCGCCGAAGCACCCGTCGAACTGCGCAGCTGGGAGGAACTCGGCCTGCGTGCGCTCGGCGGCCGGATGCGCTACCGCACCACGTTCACCGCACCGGACGGCCGCGTGGTGCTCGATCTCGGTGAAGTCCGCGGCACGGCGGACGTGCTGGTCAACGGTGTGCTCGTGGACCAGCTCGTGTGGGCGCCGTGGCGCACGGAGATCACCGATGCCCTGCGGCCGGGCGAGAACCGGCTGGAGATCGTCGTGCGCGGCACGCTCGCCGGCTATCTCGACGACGCCTCACCGACCACCGCCGTGGCCGCCGGGCAGGTCCGCACCGGACTGTTCGGCCCGGTCCGGCTGATCCGACACGGAGGTGCACGATGACCAAGGTCGGCCTGGTCGCCGGTGGGCTGGGTGCCTACTGGCCGCAGTTCCCGGAACTGCTGCCGCAGCTGAAGCTGTCCGCCGAACGGGTTTCCGAGCGGATGCGGGAGTTCGGCTGCGAAGTGGTCGACGCCGGCTTCATCTCCGATCCGCAGGAAGGCGACCGGGCGGCCGAGCAGCTGCGCGCGGCCGGGTGCGACCTGATCGTGGCGTTCCTGACCACCTACCTGACCTCGAACATGCTGATGCCGGTGGCGCAGCGCAGTGGCGCGCCGGTGCTGCTGCTGAACCTCCAGCCCACCGAGGTGATGGACCACGCCACCTTCGACACCGGTGCCTGGCTCGCCTACTGCGGTGCCTGCCCGATGCCGGAGATGGTCAACGCCTTCCGCCGGTGTGGGGTCGAAGCCCGGTGTGTCAGCGGCTATCTGGAGGAACCCGCCGCCTGGGACAAGATCGGGCGCTGGGTGCGCGCGGCGGGGGGCCGCGCGAAACTGCGCCGCGGCAGGCACGGGCTGCTCGGGCACCTGTACCCGGGCATGCTCGACGTGTCCACCGATCTCACGCTGGTCCCGCGGGCCTTCGCCGAGCGCGTCGAAGTGCTGGAGATCGACGACCTGCGGGTGCGGGTCGAGCAGGTCGGTGACGCGGCCACCGACGACCGGGTGGCGCACGCGCGTGAAGTGTTCACAGTGGACTCGACGGTGGCCGAGGAGGACCTGCGGTGGGCGGCGAAGGTGTCCGTGGCGCTGGACCAGCTGGTGGACGACTTCGGCCTGGACAGCCTGGCCTACTACCACCGCGGCCTCAACGGCGAGACGCACGAGCGCGTCGGTGCGGGCATGATCCTGGGCGCCTCCCTGCTCACCGCGCGCGGGATTCCGGCTGCCGGTGAGTACGAACTGCGCACCTCGCTGGCGATGCTCATCCTCGACCAGCTGGGCGCGGGCGGCTCGTTCACCGAGTTGCAGGCGCTGAACTTCCGCGACGACGTGGTGGAGATGGGTCACGACGGTCCCGCGCACCTGGCGATCAGCGACGGCAAGCCGATCCTGCGCGGGCTCGGCGTGTACCACGGGAAGCGCGGCTGGGGCGTGTCGGTGGAGTTCGACGTCAGGCACGGCCCGGTCACCGCGTTCGGGCTCGGGCAGCAGCCCGACGGCGCCTTCCGGTTCGTCGCGTCGGAGGGCACCGTGGTGGACGGGCCGTTGCTGCGCATCGGGAACACAACGTCCAGAGTGGACTTCGGCAGGCACCCCGGCGAGTGGACCGACGACTGGAGCATGACCGGCATCGGTCACCACTGGGCACTCGGTGTCGGGCACCGCGTGGCCGAACTCCGTGCGGTCGCCGACCTCTGCGGCCACGAACTCGTCACCGTCACCCAGGAGGGCATCCGTTGACAGCCACCACCGCCGGTCCGGTCCGCTTCGAGCACCGCGACGACCCGCTCGGGCTGGGCACCGCGACCCCGCGGTTGTCCTGGCAGGTGCGCACGGACGAGCCGGAATGGACGCAGACCGCCTACGAACTGGACCTCGACGGCGTGGTGGTGCGCGTGGATTCCGCCGAGCAGGTGCTGGTGCCGTGGCCGTTCGAACCGCTGGCGTCGCGGGCGCGGGCGACGGTACGGGTGCGGGTCGCTTCGGGGGACGACTGGTCGCCGTGGAGCGAACCGTCCACAGTGGAGACGGGTTTGCTGTCGCCGTCGGACTGGTCCGCGCGGTTCGTCAGCCCGGTGAAACTCGGGGGAATCGGTGCGCCCGCGCCGATCCTCAGCCACACGGTGACCCTGCGGCCGGACATCGTCTCGGCCCGGCTCTACGCCACCGCGCACGGCGTTTACGAGGCACGCCTGAACGGCGAGCGCGTCGGCGACGAGGTGCTCGCGCCGGGCTGGACCAGTTACCGCAAGCGTTTGCGCTACCAGACCCACGACGTGACTTCACTGCTGCGCGAAGGTCCGAACAACATCGACGTGCTGCTGGGCAACGGCTGGTACCGCGGGCGGCTCGCCTGGGCGGGCAAGCGGGCGCACTACGGCGACAGGCTGGCGCTCCTGGCGCAGCTGGAGGTCACCTACGCCGACGGTTCGATCGAGGTGTTCGGCACCGACGAGCAGTGGACGGCACACAACAGCGGCGTGCTGGCCGACGATCTGTACGACGGGCAGCACACGGACATGCGTGGTACCGAGTCCACTGTGGACGCCGTCGAAGTGGTGGACGGTGACCTGGGACGGCTGGTCGCGCCCGAGGGACCGCCGGTGCGTGCGACCGAGGTGCTGCCCGCGTTGAAGGTGTGGCAGTCGCCGTCGGGACGGACGCTGGTCGACTTCGGGCAGAACGTGGTCGGCTGGGTCCGGCTCCACCTGCGCAACACGCGGTCGGGGCAGGAGGTGGTGGTGCGGCACGCGGAAGTGCTGGAGCACGGTGAACTCGGCGTGCGGCCGCTGCGGTCGGCGAAGGCCACCGACACCTACGTGCTCGACGACGCGGCCGAGGTCGTGGTGGAGCCGAACCTGACCTTCCACGGCTTCCGGTACGCCGAGATCACCGGCGCGGAGGTGGCCGCCGAGGACCTGGCCGCGGTGGTGGTCGGCACCGATCTGCGGCGCACCGGCTGGTTCACCTGCTCCGAACCTGAGCTGGAGCAGTTCCACCGCAACGTGGTGTGGGGCATGCGCGGCAACTTCCTGGACGTGCCCACGGACTGCCCGCAACGCGACGAGCGGCTCGGCTGGACCGGCGACATCCAGGTTTTCGCGCCGACGGCCGGTTTCCTGTTCGACACCGCGGGCTTCCTCAGCACCTGGCTGGCCGATCTCGCCGCCGAGCAGCAGGACGACGGCTCGGTCCCGTTTGTCGTGCCGGACGTGCTCTACGGCGAGTCGCCGACCGCCACCGCGTGGGGTGACGCGGCCACCGTCGTGCCGTGGGTGCTGTACCGCCGCAACGGCGACACGGGCGTGCTCGCCCGGCAGTTCGACAGCATGCGTGCCTGGGTGGACAAGATCTCTTCGCTGACCACGGACGGCGTGTGGGCGGGCGGTTTCCAGTTCGGTGACTGGCTGGACCCGACCGCGCCACCGGAGAATCCCTTTGCCGCACAGGCGGATTCCGACGTGGTGGCCACCGCGTACCTGGTCCGCTCGGCGGAGATCGTCGCCGAGACGGCGCGGGTGCTCGGCCGGGACGCCGAGCACTACGAGAAGCTGGCCGCCGACACCAGGGACGCCTTCGTCCGGCACTACGTCACCGAGGCGGGCCGGGTGCTCAGCGACGCGCCGACGGTCTACGCGCTGGCGTTGGAATGGGACCTGCTGCCGACCGCGGCCCAGCGTGCGCACGCAGCTGAACAGCTGGCGGATCTCGTGCGTGCCAACGGTTTCCGCATCGGAACAGGATTCGTCGGCACACCGCTGATCACCGACGCGCTGACCTCGGCCGGCCGTCCCGACCTCGCCTACCGGCTGCTGCTCGAACGCGGCTGCCCGTCGTGGCTGTACCCGGTGACCATGGGCGCGACCACCATCTGGGAGCGCTGGGACAGCATGCTGCCCGACGGCTCGATCAACCCGGGTGAGATGACCTCGTTCAACCACTACGCGCTGGGCGCGGTCGCCGACTGGATGCACCGGAGCATCGCGGGCCTGGCCCCGGCCGCGCC
Coding sequences within:
- a CDS encoding glycoside hydrolase family 78 protein, coding for MTATTAGPVRFEHRDDPLGLGTATPRLSWQVRTDEPEWTQTAYELDLDGVVVRVDSAEQVLVPWPFEPLASRARATVRVRVASGDDWSPWSEPSTVETGLLSPSDWSARFVSPVKLGGIGAPAPILSHTVTLRPDIVSARLYATAHGVYEARLNGERVGDEVLAPGWTSYRKRLRYQTHDVTSLLREGPNNIDVLLGNGWYRGRLAWAGKRAHYGDRLALLAQLEVTYADGSIEVFGTDEQWTAHNSGVLADDLYDGQHTDMRGTESTVDAVEVVDGDLGRLVAPEGPPVRATEVLPALKVWQSPSGRTLVDFGQNVVGWVRLHLRNTRSGQEVVVRHAEVLEHGELGVRPLRSAKATDTYVLDDAAEVVVEPNLTFHGFRYAEITGAEVAAEDLAAVVVGTDLRRTGWFTCSEPELEQFHRNVVWGMRGNFLDVPTDCPQRDERLGWTGDIQVFAPTAGFLFDTAGFLSTWLADLAAEQQDDGSVPFVVPDVLYGESPTATAWGDAATVVPWVLYRRNGDTGVLARQFDSMRAWVDKISSLTTDGVWAGGFQFGDWLDPTAPPENPFAAQADSDVVATAYLVRSAEIVAETARVLGRDAEHYEKLAADTRDAFVRHYVTEAGRVLSDAPTVYALALEWDLLPTAAQRAHAAEQLADLVRANGFRIGTGFVGTPLITDALTSAGRPDLAYRLLLERGCPSWLYPVTMGATTIWERWDSMLPDGSINPGEMTSFNHYALGAVADWMHRSIAGLAPAAPGYRRITVRPRPDAALTHASARHETPYGMASVAWLREGGEFTVDAEIPPGTAAEVHLPGREPVEVRHGRHHWTVPDPVTPRPAPVTVRDLLDHPELWPKAVALLAELGLGEDSARLAAEAAPFLHLPAAELASKLAMKDPSRDGAAAEAALAALLG
- a CDS encoding L-fucose/L-arabinose isomerase family protein, yielding MTKVGLVAGGLGAYWPQFPELLPQLKLSAERVSERMREFGCEVVDAGFISDPQEGDRAAEQLRAAGCDLIVAFLTTYLTSNMLMPVAQRSGAPVLLLNLQPTEVMDHATFDTGAWLAYCGACPMPEMVNAFRRCGVEARCVSGYLEEPAAWDKIGRWVRAAGGRAKLRRGRHGLLGHLYPGMLDVSTDLTLVPRAFAERVEVLEIDDLRVRVEQVGDAATDDRVAHAREVFTVDSTVAEEDLRWAAKVSVALDQLVDDFGLDSLAYYHRGLNGETHERVGAGMILGASLLTARGIPAAGEYELRTSLAMLILDQLGAGGSFTELQALNFRDDVVEMGHDGPAHLAISDGKPILRGLGVYHGKRGWGVSVEFDVRHGPVTAFGLGQQPDGAFRFVASEGTVVDGPLLRIGNTTSRVDFGRHPGEWTDDWSMTGIGHHWALGVGHRVAELRAVADLCGHELVTVTQEGIR